A part of Marinobacter psychrophilus genomic DNA contains:
- a CDS encoding acyl-CoA dehydrogenase family protein, which yields MDFGLNEEQQMLQDTVARLVRGEYSFEKRLAYSETEAGFSVDFWKQLSELGLTSVPFSEELGGFGGGGVEVQSVMTELGRGLCLEPYLQSVVFGGGLISQAGNDSQKDVWLSGIASGELRAAVALQEPQSFYDLNDVQTHAEKKDGGFVLNGRKAVVIGGHCADLIVVSARTSGGTRDTNGISLFVLKPDTAGIERRVYPTIDGSKGCDITLNNVHVGADALLGEEGSASEVIDYQAGRAIAALCAEAVGVMEVANELTLDYLKQRKQFGVPIGKFQVLQHRMVDMMSELEQARSMAILAASVADEEQSDERRRALSAAKNVIGRSGQFISEQGIQSHGGIGMTWEYNFAHYAKRLIMINHQLGDDDFHLERYAFLLQAS from the coding sequence ATGGATTTCGGACTCAATGAAGAGCAGCAGATGCTGCAGGACACCGTGGCCCGTCTGGTGCGCGGTGAATACAGTTTTGAAAAGCGCCTGGCATACAGTGAAACCGAAGCCGGTTTTAGCGTCGATTTCTGGAAACAGCTGAGCGAACTGGGACTAACATCGGTCCCATTTTCTGAGGAACTGGGTGGCTTCGGCGGTGGCGGTGTAGAAGTACAGTCGGTTATGACCGAACTGGGCCGTGGCCTGTGCCTTGAGCCGTACCTGCAATCGGTCGTTTTTGGCGGTGGCCTTATCAGCCAGGCCGGAAACGATAGTCAGAAGGACGTCTGGTTAAGCGGTATTGCCAGCGGCGAACTACGGGCAGCCGTCGCACTTCAGGAGCCTCAGAGCTTTTACGACCTGAACGATGTGCAAACCCACGCTGAGAAAAAAGACGGTGGTTTTGTACTTAATGGACGCAAGGCCGTTGTGATTGGTGGGCACTGTGCTGACCTCATTGTGGTATCCGCTCGCACCTCGGGCGGCACCCGCGACACTAACGGCATCAGCCTGTTTGTATTGAAGCCGGATACGGCGGGCATTGAGCGCCGCGTTTACCCGACCATTGACGGTTCCAAAGGCTGTGATATTACGCTGAACAATGTTCACGTGGGTGCTGACGCCCTGCTCGGCGAAGAGGGCAGCGCCAGCGAAGTAATCGACTACCAGGCCGGTCGTGCCATTGCGGCGCTATGCGCGGAAGCCGTCGGTGTTATGGAAGTCGCCAACGAGCTTACTCTCGACTACCTCAAACAGCGTAAACAGTTTGGCGTACCCATTGGTAAGTTTCAGGTGCTGCAGCACCGCATGGTCGACATGATGTCTGAACTTGAGCAAGCTCGCTCGATGGCTATTCTGGCCGCCAGCGTGGCAGACGAAGAACAAAGCGATGAGCGCCGTCGCGCGCTTTCCGCCGCGAAAAATGTCATCGGCCGCAGCGGACAGTTCATTTCAGAACAAGGCATACAATCCCACGGTGGCATTGGCATGACATGGGAATACAATTTTGCCCACTACGCCAAGCGTTTGATCATGATCAATCACCAACTGGGTGATGATGACTTCCACTTGGAACGCTATGCGTTTCTTTTACAGGCAAGCTAA
- a CDS encoding class II aldolase/adducin family protein, with amino-acid sequence MTTNTSDTDANTLKAEEWQVRKELAAAYRLVALFGWDDLVFTHLSARVPGPEHHFLINPYGLLFHEITASSLVKVDKDGQVVASGGLSRVNPAGFTIHSAVHMGRDDAGAVMHLHAADGVAISAHRDGLLPLSQTAMLCLAHLSYHEYEGVALNLDERERLIRDLGDKSMMMLRNHGVLTAGKDVPETFTYLYFLMKACEIQVKAQSCGPVHMPSEQAVRTTAEQSQSLGSAAALTWPALLRLLDSKNPGYAV; translated from the coding sequence ATGACAACAAACACCTCGGATACCGATGCGAATACGCTGAAAGCGGAAGAATGGCAGGTTCGCAAAGAGTTAGCTGCGGCCTACCGCCTTGTCGCCCTGTTCGGGTGGGATGACCTGGTTTTTACCCACCTTTCCGCCCGAGTACCTGGCCCCGAGCATCACTTTCTTATTAATCCTTACGGCCTGCTGTTTCACGAGATCACGGCTTCTTCTCTGGTGAAAGTGGACAAAGACGGACAGGTTGTGGCATCCGGAGGCCTTAGCAGGGTGAATCCCGCCGGCTTTACCATACACAGTGCTGTGCACATGGGGCGCGACGATGCCGGTGCCGTCATGCACCTTCATGCCGCAGATGGTGTAGCGATTTCCGCCCACAGAGACGGCCTGCTGCCCTTGAGCCAGACAGCCATGCTCTGTTTAGCCCACCTGAGTTACCACGAGTATGAAGGTGTCGCTCTGAACCTGGATGAGCGTGAGCGCCTGATTCGGGACCTCGGGGATAAATCCATGATGATGCTGCGCAATCACGGTGTTCTGACCGCTGGCAAAGACGTACCGGAAACCTTTACGTACCTGTACTTCCTGATGAAAGCCTGCGAGATACAGGTCAAAGCACAGAGTTGCGGCCCAGTGCATATGCCCTCCGAGCAGGCTGTCCGAACGACCGCAGAACAGTCACAATCTCTCGGTAGCGCAGCGGCGCTCACCTGGCCAGCACTGCTGCGGCTTCTCGACAGCAAAAACCCCGGTTACGCGGTATAG
- a CDS encoding MaoC family dehydratase has product MVEIQLDELASHKGSLCCFSPWLTITQNMIGAFADATGDHQWIHVDVERAKRESPWKCPVAHGYLTVSLISRLNPQALRVTGTKATINYGLNKLRFPAAVPVGSDIRTKVELVDVTSVDDKRILATYKTTVEINGQDKPACVVENLAMYVA; this is encoded by the coding sequence ATGGTGGAAATACAACTCGATGAGCTGGCCAGTCATAAAGGAAGCCTGTGCTGCTTCAGCCCCTGGCTTACCATCACCCAGAACATGATCGGCGCGTTTGCCGATGCCACGGGTGACCACCAATGGATTCACGTGGATGTGGAGCGGGCGAAACGGGAGTCGCCTTGGAAGTGCCCGGTCGCCCATGGGTATTTAACCGTGTCCCTGATCTCCCGGCTCAACCCTCAAGCTCTGCGGGTTACGGGCACCAAGGCTACTATCAATTACGGGCTGAACAAACTTCGATTTCCAGCGGCAGTGCCGGTGGGTTCGGATATTCGCACAAAAGTCGAACTGGTGGATGTTACATCGGTGGACGACAAAAGGATTTTGGCGACTTACAAAACCACCGTAGAAATAAATGGCCAGGACAAACCGGCCTGCGTAGTAGAAAACCTCGCTATGTACGTGGCCTGA
- a CDS encoding ketopantoate reductase family protein — protein sequence MNKKPSILIVGAGAIGSFYGAILKKAGCSVSAVLRSDYNAVRAQGIRITSPLGDLSYEPDHVYRDGDLPEETPDFLILCVKVLPGVDRVALVAPWMGEKTRLVLIENGLDIEKELADAYPQNPLISCLAFIAASRTESGVVEHKAYGKLVMGRYPEGIDEGCRALSQLFIEGGIKSDLTERVVSERWRKCLWNTPFNPLSVVANGADTLTMLDTTGGEELVRAMMREVIEVAAAEGYPMDEALIDQNIDNTRKMPAYKNSMALDYLNDRPIEREAVLGNVVALAKRHSVAVPHLNTVLVTLKMRAALEGRE from the coding sequence ATGAATAAAAAACCCAGTATTTTAATTGTGGGTGCCGGCGCTATCGGTAGCTTCTACGGTGCCATTCTAAAGAAGGCCGGCTGTTCCGTGAGTGCTGTATTGCGCTCAGACTATAATGCGGTCAGAGCCCAAGGTATTCGAATCACAAGCCCGCTCGGAGACCTTTCCTACGAGCCCGATCATGTATACCGTGATGGTGACTTGCCGGAAGAAACGCCAGACTTTCTGATTCTGTGCGTGAAAGTTCTGCCCGGCGTGGATCGGGTTGCACTGGTTGCGCCCTGGATGGGTGAGAAAACCCGTCTGGTTCTGATCGAAAACGGCCTGGATATCGAAAAAGAGCTGGCCGATGCCTATCCGCAGAACCCTCTTATAAGCTGTCTGGCCTTCATTGCCGCAAGCCGCACAGAATCCGGCGTCGTTGAGCACAAAGCCTACGGCAAGTTAGTGATGGGGCGTTATCCGGAAGGTATTGATGAGGGCTGCCGGGCTTTGTCCCAACTGTTTATAGAAGGTGGAATTAAGAGCGATCTGACTGAGCGTGTTGTGAGTGAGCGCTGGCGCAAATGCCTCTGGAATACCCCGTTTAACCCATTGTCGGTTGTTGCCAACGGTGCGGACACTCTAACGATGCTGGATACTACGGGCGGCGAAGAGCTGGTGCGGGCTATGATGCGCGAGGTGATAGAGGTCGCTGCGGCAGAGGGCTATCCAATGGATGAGGCGTTGATCGATCAGAACATCGACAACACCCGTAAAATGCCTGCCTACAAAAACAGTATGGCGCTGGACTATCTGAACGACCGTCCGATTGAACGGGAGGCCGTGTTGGGTAACGTGGTGGCGTTAGCCAAGCGCCATAGCGTCGCTGTGCCTCACCTGAATACGGTGCTGGTTACTCTGAAAATGCGCGCAGCGCTGGAAGGGCGGGAATAG
- a CDS encoding long-chain fatty acid--CoA ligase, giving the protein MFTRHYAVWPTDLPKTMTLPKTSVFTNLEISALRYPDQTAIIFYDAFITYRRLLAEVEFMAGYLQAQGVKKGDRVLLYMQNSPQYVISYYAILRADAVVIPINPMNRAAELDHYIADTGSRVCLAGQELAEYITPLLGKTDLEQIVVASYNTYIKPDTDLDLPAEVASPAWSGDAPGVVSWESAMAAGLSPQQHTAGPEDLAVIPYSSGTTGAPKGCMHTHRSVMATAVHRVFWNLSTSDSMQLATLPFFHVTGMTGSMNGPIFAGSTAVIMTRWDRTTALRLIERYKVTAWANIVTMAVDFLSSPDIGKYDLSSLQMIGGGGAAMPGAVAEKLKRLTGLNYIEGYGLSETMAATHINPNAKPKAQCLGIPVFDVDSRIIDVDTLEEKGPGETGEIVSCGPQVTIGYWNRPAETDAAFVEIDGKRFFRTGDLAYYDEEGYFFMVDRLKRMINASGFKVWPSEVEAMMYRHPAIHELCIISAPDPKRGETVKACIVLIPEAEGSTSVEDITDWCKEQMAVYKVPTLVEFVSALPKSPTGKLMWRALQEEEWAGTDHE; this is encoded by the coding sequence ATGTTCACACGTCACTATGCGGTTTGGCCTACAGATCTGCCCAAGACCATGACCTTGCCGAAAACCAGTGTTTTTACCAATCTGGAAATATCGGCCCTGCGCTATCCTGACCAAACAGCCATCATTTTCTACGATGCGTTCATCACATACCGCCGGCTGCTGGCGGAAGTGGAGTTTATGGCAGGTTACCTGCAGGCGCAGGGTGTGAAAAAGGGTGATCGGGTGCTGCTGTATATGCAGAATTCGCCGCAGTATGTGATCTCCTACTACGCGATTCTGCGGGCAGATGCCGTGGTGATTCCGATAAACCCGATGAACCGGGCCGCAGAGCTAGATCATTATATTGCGGATACAGGCTCACGGGTATGCCTGGCAGGCCAGGAACTGGCTGAATACATTACGCCGCTGCTGGGAAAAACCGATCTGGAACAGATTGTGGTGGCTTCCTACAACACATACATTAAGCCTGATACCGACCTGGATCTGCCGGCGGAAGTCGCAAGCCCTGCCTGGTCGGGCGATGCTCCGGGCGTCGTGAGCTGGGAAAGCGCTATGGCGGCGGGCCTTAGCCCTCAACAACATACGGCAGGCCCGGAAGATCTGGCCGTCATCCCCTATAGCTCTGGTACAACGGGTGCACCAAAAGGCTGTATGCACACCCATCGCTCGGTGATGGCAACGGCGGTACACCGTGTGTTCTGGAATCTGAGCACTTCTGACAGCATGCAGCTGGCCACCCTGCCATTTTTCCATGTAACCGGCATGACCGGCTCCATGAACGGGCCGATTTTCGCCGGCTCGACGGCGGTGATTATGACGCGCTGGGATCGCACCACTGCATTAAGGCTTATTGAACGCTACAAGGTCACCGCCTGGGCCAACATCGTTACCATGGCGGTGGACTTTCTTTCCAGTCCGGATATTGGAAAATACGACCTCTCCAGTCTCCAAATGATTGGTGGCGGAGGTGCCGCCATGCCCGGCGCCGTTGCAGAAAAACTGAAAAGGCTGACGGGTCTCAACTACATTGAGGGCTATGGCTTGTCAGAAACCATGGCCGCAACCCACATCAACCCCAACGCGAAACCCAAAGCACAGTGTTTGGGTATCCCGGTGTTTGATGTGGACAGCCGGATTATTGATGTGGATACCCTGGAAGAGAAAGGACCGGGTGAAACCGGTGAGATCGTTTCCTGTGGTCCGCAGGTGACCATCGGCTACTGGAACCGGCCGGCCGAAACCGATGCGGCGTTCGTCGAAATTGATGGCAAGCGCTTCTTCCGTACCGGCGACCTCGCGTATTACGACGAAGAGGGTTACTTCTTCATGGTCGATCGCCTTAAGCGAATGATTAACGCATCCGGATTCAAAGTGTGGCCTTCGGAAGTTGAGGCCATGATGTACAGACACCCTGCCATTCATGAGCTGTGTATTATCTCGGCCCCGGATCCCAAACGTGGGGAAACGGTGAAGGCCTGCATCGTGCTCATACCTGAAGCAGAAGGCAGTACCAGCGTTGAGGACATTACGGATTGGTGCAAGGAACAGATGGCGGTCTATAAAGTGCCCACCCTTGTTGAATTTGTGAGTGCATTGCCAAAATCCCCCACGGGCAAGCTGATGTGGCGGGCGCTTCAGGAGGAAGAATGGGCAGGGACAGATCATGAATAA
- the surE gene encoding 5'/3'-nucleotidase SurE: MTFPIVRRILITNDDGINAPGLARLEKIARNLAEEVWVVAPEHDRSGAGQSISIHHPLRVYETGNKRYAVSGTPADCVLYSLAQWFSEIPPDLVLSGVNCGANISDSVQYSGTVGAALSAHHMSIPAIALSQAFLSREGIDWAPVEQFGEAVIRKLWQPGEKRAWNVNFPACEAGDIVSARWCKQSSGSIQQARLKEGHDSRSLPYWWLGFDRNSRHIIAPDSDVAVLRDKAVAITPLRHEGPLPGDTKEFDLSAMLAG, translated from the coding sequence ATGACATTCCCCATCGTTCGGCGCATCCTCATCACCAACGACGATGGCATTAACGCGCCAGGGCTGGCGCGGCTGGAAAAGATTGCCCGTAACCTGGCAGAAGAAGTCTGGGTTGTAGCTCCGGAGCACGACCGCAGCGGCGCGGGCCAGAGCATCTCGATACACCACCCGTTGCGGGTCTACGAAACCGGGAATAAACGCTACGCGGTTTCCGGTACCCCGGCAGATTGTGTGCTTTATTCCCTTGCCCAGTGGTTCAGTGAAATACCTCCGGATCTTGTGTTATCAGGTGTCAATTGCGGAGCCAACATCAGTGACTCGGTGCAGTACTCGGGTACGGTTGGCGCGGCGCTCAGCGCTCATCATATGAGCATTCCCGCTATTGCCTTAAGCCAGGCCTTTCTGTCCCGTGAGGGTATCGACTGGGCGCCCGTCGAACAATTTGGCGAGGCGGTCATCCGCAAACTATGGCAGCCGGGCGAAAAGCGGGCCTGGAACGTGAACTTTCCTGCCTGCGAGGCCGGAGATATCGTTTCTGCACGCTGGTGTAAGCAGTCCAGTGGTTCCATCCAGCAAGCTCGCCTAAAGGAGGGCCATGATTCCCGCAGCCTACCTTATTGGTGGTTGGGGTTTGATCGTAACTCCCGGCACATCATAGCGCCAGACTCCGATGTGGCCGTGCTGAGGGACAAGGCAGTCGCCATTACGCCCCTGCGACATGAAGGCCCCTTGCCCGGGGATACCAAAGAATTTGATCTGTCCGCGATGCTGGCAGGCTGA